Proteins from a genomic interval of Toxotes jaculatrix isolate fToxJac2 chromosome 5, fToxJac2.pri, whole genome shotgun sequence:
- the fads2 gene encoding acyl-CoA 6-desaturase encodes MGGGGQRTEAGGVYTWEEVQSHNSRNDMWLVIDRKVYNITEWAKRHPGGFRVISHYAGEDATEPFTAFHPDPTFVRKFLKPLLLGELAATEPSQDRNKNAAIVQDFHNLRVQAEKDGLFRTQPLFFCLHLGHILLLEALAWLMIWCWGTNWMLTVLCAAILATSQSQAGWLQHDFGHLSVFKKSRWNHLVHKFVIGHLKGASANWWNHRHFQHHAKPNVFKKDPDINMLNLFVLGNVQPVEYGIKKIKDMPYHRQHQYFYLVGPPLLIPFFYNIHIMYTMLSRRDWVDLAWSMSFYLRYFCCYIPLYGPFGSLVLISLVRFLESHWFVWVTQINHLPMDIDYEKHQDWLSIQLYSTCNTEQSFFNDWFTGHLNFQIEHHLFPTMPRHNYHRVAPQVRALCEKYRIPYQVKTLWQGFTDIVGSLKNSGDLWLDAYLHK; translated from the exons ATGGGAGGTGGGGGCCAGCGGACAGAGGCAGGAGGTGTTTACACCTGGGAGGAGGTGCAGAGCCACAACAGCAGGAACGACATGTGGCTCGTCATTGATCGAAAGGTTTACAACATCACTGAGTGGGCCAAAAGGCATCCAGGAGGGTTTCGCGTCATCAGCCACTATGCTGGAGAGGATGCCAcg GAGCCATTCACTGCTTTTCATCCTGACCCAACATTTGTGCGAAAGTTTCTAAAGCCCCTGTTGCTTGGAGAACTGGCAGCAACAGAGCCCAGCCAGGACCGAAACAAAAAT GCAGCAATTGTACAGGATTTCCACAATTTACGTGTACAGGCAGAGAAAGATGGTCTGTTTCGAACTCAGCCTTTGTTCTTCTGCCTCCACCTGGGTCACATCTTGCTGCTGGAGGCCCTCGCCTGGCTGATGATTTGGTGCTGGGGAACTAACTGGATGCTTACAGTTCTGTGCGCGGCCATTCTGGCAACTTCTCAG TCTCAGGCTGGGTGGCTGCAGCATGACTTTGGCCACTTGTCGGTTTTCAAGAAGTCCCGCTGGAATCATCTAGTTCACAAGTTTGTCATTGGCCATTTAAAG GGAGCTTCTGCCAACTGGTGGAATCATCGACATTTCCAGCATCATGCAAAACCCAACGTCTTCAAAAAGGACCCTGATATCAACATGTTGAACCTCTTTGTACTTGGAAACGTTCAGCCGGTGGAG taTGGCATAAAAAAGATCAAAGATATGCCGTATCATCGCCAACACCAGTACTTCTATCTtg TGGGACCTCCGCTGCTCATTCCATTTTTCTATAACATTCATATAATGTACACCATGCTCTCCCGTCGTGACTGGGTG GATCTGGCTTGGAGCATGTCGTTCTATCTTCGCTACTTCTGCTGTTACATACCCCTGTATGGCCCATTCGGCTCACTGGTGCTCATCAGCTTAGTCAG GTTTTTAGAGAGTCACTGGTTTGTGTGGGTGACTCAGATTAATCATCTGCCCATGGACATCGACTATGAGAAGCACCAGGACTGGCTCAGCATTCAG CTGTACTCCACCTGCAATACTGAGCAGTCCTTCTTCAACGACTGGTTCACCGGACACCTCAACTTTCAAATCGAACACCA TCTGTTTCCTACGATGCCACGCCACAACTACCACCGGGTGGCTCCACAAGTCCGTGCACTGTGTGAGAAATACAGGATTCCTTACCAGGTTAAAACTCTGTGGCAAGGATTCACTGATATTGTTGG gtcACTGAAAAACTCAGGAGACCTCTGGCTTGATGCATATCTCcataaatga
- the LOC121182386 gene encoding leucine-rich repeat-containing protein 10B → MGNSSRKEEGEEEEEGGKDGEEAEITEKKKEEEAEVEEELPLGVEELLESGDPVLDLSYRKFKRLPSRVCGLMHLEKLYVCGNSLRTLPDSISQLQGLRILALDFNKMEDVPMAVCQLTNLTRLYLGSNRLMSLPPELRNLQSLRCLWVESNYFQRFPRELYDLPHLKSLQIGDNRLKTLPPDLWRMEALRGLWLYGNRFDTFPKVLLRMENLEILDLDRNKISEFPSLKRLRALRLFSYDHNPVKEPPKVGEEVLLVGEGAAEFLEAREAKKERRRKAAEKEAEELALAGEEPVIHGILKNSGSKQATSEAAVTIEDADVKEEEPPVKEEGEVELPFTEYDGAELEYDEEGVEYETEELICEGEGFEYEGEELEYESAQIDYEYEDGEELADTETR, encoded by the coding sequence ATGGGTAACTCCTCcaggaaggaagagggagaagaagaagaggagggggggaaggATGGTGAGGAGGCAGAaatcacagagaagaagaaagaggaggaggcggaggttGAGGAAGAGCTTCCGTTGGGGGTGGAGGAGCTGTTGGAGAGTGGAGACCCCGTGCTAGACTTGAGCTACCGTAAATTCAAACGGTTACCGTCACGTGTCTGTGGTTTGATGCACCTGGAGAAGCTGTATGTTTGCGGAAACAGCCTGCGCACTCTGCCGGACAGCATCTCCCAGCTGCAGGGTCTGCGGATACTTGCCCTCGACTTTAACAAGATGGAGGATGTTCCCATGGCCGTCTGCCAGCTCACTAACCTCACTCGCCTCTACCTGGGCAGCAACCGGCTGATGAGCCTCCCACCTGAGCTGAGGAACCTGCAGAGTCTGCGCTGTCTGTGGGTGGAGAGCAACTACTTTCAGAGATTTCCACGGGAGCTCTACGACCTGCCCCACCTGAAGTCCCTTCAGATTGGGGACAACCGGCTGAAGACTCTGCCTCCTGACCTGTGGCGTATGGAGGCTTTGAGAGGATTATGGCTCTATGGGAACCGCTTTGATACCTTTCCCAAAGTCCTGCTGCGCATGGAGAACTTGGAGATCTTAGACCTGGACCGCAACAAGATATCAGAGTTTCCCAGTCTGAAGCGTCTCCGAGCCCTGCGTCTGTTCTCCTACGATCACAACCCGGTCAAGGAACCTCCTAAAGTGGGTGAAGAGGTGCTATTAGTTGGGGAAGGGGCTGCAGAGTTCTTGGAGGCGCGGGAGGCCAAGAAGGAGAGGCGACGAAAGGCCgcagagaaggaggcagaggagttaGCTCTGGCAGGAGAAGAGCCGGTGATTCACGGCATCCTGAAGAACAGCGGCTCAAAACAAGCAACATCTGAGGCTGCAGTAACCATAGAGGACGCAGatgtgaaagaggaagagcCCCCGgtaaaggaggagggggaggtggagctGCCATTCACAGAGTATGATGGAGCTGAGCTTGAATATGATGAAGAGGGTGTTGAATATGAGACGGAGGAGCTGATATGTGAAGGAGAGGGGTTTGAGTATGAGGGTGAGGAGCTGGAGTACGAAAGTGCTCAGATTGACTATGAGTATGAGGACGGGGAGGAACTGGCGGACACAGAGACAAGATGA
- the ppp1r32 gene encoding protein phosphatase 1 regulatory subunit 32 produces MLPVGATGSRGRLSSDTLKVYNTSYRVSHGQRVHDSGKLNFTSYLGHPSETGFTANQRPAIYYRPSLDHIDNPQFGLLLCDSYMSQTKRHYQPHVWPGCSGSLPNLTNKSRDSGFYQLRSHPKTVTGKEKTEYQRLFVPHRLTPTVSQDHVVIGPKGATGFTEGTDLEFNTFQEKNTNKVEPRVSHGSVMKNDYLPPSFLQGTEAMPGLCSHSCRETGFTRGAIAPLVCPSSLLPSPQTKSNAPTEKTIGRKEPTGFLLNDPNSQVFPDVPFDCSHFTTHYKSKFCNDADFKKMRSGHTGAGIISAKMDNSYSRRDMDRFIFRG; encoded by the exons ATGCTCCCTGTTGGAGCAACAGGCAGCAGGGGACGACTGAGCAGTGACACACTCAAAGTCTATAATACATCTTACAGGGTGTCACATGGCCAGAGAGTTCATG ACTCAGGCAAGCTGAACTTCACTTCTTACCTCGGACATCCCAGTGAGACAGGCTTCACGGCAAACCAGAGACCAGCTATTTATTACAGGCCCAGTCTGGATCACATTGACAACCCTCAATTTGG ACTCCTGTTATGTGATAGTTACATGTCTCAGACCAAGCGGCACTACCAGCCCCACGTCTGGCCTGGTTGTTCAGGGTCTTTGCCAAACCTCACTAACAAATCCAGAGACAGTGGCTTCTATCAGCTGAGGAGTCACCCAAAAACCGTGACTGGCAAGGAGAAG ACAGAATACCAAAGATTGTTTGTGCCTCATCGTCTCACTCCAACAG TTTCCCAAGACCACGTGGTTATAGGTCCTAAAGGAGCAACTGGTTTCACTGAggggacagaccttgagtttaacacatttcaggagaaaaacaccaacaag GTTGAACCTCGAGTGAGTCATGGCTCAGTGATGAAAAACGACTACTTGCCTCCGTCATTTCTGCAG ggCACTGAGGCAATGCCGGGCCTGTGCAGCCATTCTTGTCGAGAAACAGGATTCACTCGAGGTGCCATCGCTCCCTTGGTCTGTCCA AGTTCCCTTTTGCCATCGCCCCAGACTAAAAGCAATGCACCAACTGAAAAGACCATTGGAAGAAAG gagCCCACAGGGTTTCTTTTGAATGATCCAAACAGCCAAGTTTTTCCTGATGTACCTTTTGATTGTTCACACTTCACTACACATTATAAGAGCAA GTTCTGTAATGatgctgattttaaaaagatgaGATCTGGCCACACTGGTGCAGGAATCATCAGTGCGAAAATGGACAACAGCTACAGTCGTCGGGACATGGACAG GTTCATCTTTAGGGGCTAA